The following are encoded together in the Deltaproteobacteria bacterium genome:
- a CDS encoding ABC transporter permease gives IVIAMTGCLRGMQCGRSASEVGSAATSAVVTAIVVIIVLDGIFAVITNVMGV, from the coding sequence ATTGTCATCGCCATGACCGGTTGCTTGCGTGGTATGCAGTGCGGCCGCAGTGCCTCGGAGGTGGGAAGTGCAGCCACCTCTGCGGTGGTCACGGCCATAGTGGTCATCATCGTTCTGGATGGCATATTTGCTGTAATCACCAATGTGATGGGTGTCTAG